A part of Candidatus Paceibacterota bacterium genomic DNA contains:
- a CDS encoding PAS domain-containing protein, with amino-acid sequence MSRTITRVAKVAAVAAAGCLGYQANGPSFPDQATAWPSASLAFAAAVVAGRRQRKTAEQRAAVFSSLGHRLGAVRTPKEAGRIILEAADALWQWDAGVLDLCSADVASVTPVLCLDTIDGQRIEIAPEPGSSRLSAIARRALEHGPQLILRPPLATVPPDVFPFGDRARPSASLMYVPVRKNSQTIGILSLQSYTPNAYTEEDTRTLQALADHCGGALERIRAEAALSESNERLRMALTSGKMGTWTRELVQGRILLSPEVEAIFGLRPGEFPGTEQALYELIHPEDREVIRQAFARSIEIQTDYEAEFRFLPRGGPPGWMLGRGRACRDATGKPIRMVGVVIDVTARKVAEQEIRGLNAELERRVRERTAELEATNQELEAFAYSVSHDLRAPLRAIRGFSEVLLDRHLGQLDEEGRDFLRRACHASQRMDRLIEDLLKLSRVGRSELRWQRVNLSALAETVAAELRRAEPGRAAQFIIQPNLQAEGDERLLKVLLDNLLGNAWKFTRQQPGARIEFGVSLQPEPAYFVRDNGVGFDMAHASKLFGVFQRLHPAGEFPGTGIGLATVQRIIKRHRGRVWATGVANQGATFYFVLPDTRDFEL; translated from the coding sequence ATGAGCAGGACAATCACCAGGGTTGCCAAGGTGGCCGCAGTGGCGGCGGCCGGCTGCCTGGGCTATCAAGCAAACGGGCCGAGCTTTCCTGACCAGGCGACCGCTTGGCCCTCGGCGAGCCTGGCGTTCGCCGCGGCGGTTGTGGCCGGACGCCGACAGCGCAAGACGGCAGAGCAGCGCGCGGCGGTCTTCTCCAGTTTGGGCCATCGCCTCGGTGCCGTCCGGACGCCGAAGGAAGCCGGAAGGATCATTCTGGAAGCGGCCGATGCGCTCTGGCAATGGGACGCGGGTGTGCTCGATTTGTGTTCGGCCGATGTGGCGTCCGTCACCCCCGTGCTTTGCCTGGACACGATCGACGGGCAGCGCATCGAGATTGCGCCGGAACCCGGCTCGTCGCGGCTCAGCGCGATTGCGCGGCGAGCGCTCGAACATGGTCCACAACTGATCTTGCGCCCCCCCCTGGCAACAGTTCCGCCGGATGTCTTTCCCTTCGGGGACCGGGCGCGTCCTTCGGCCTCGTTGATGTACGTTCCCGTGCGCAAGAACTCCCAGACCATTGGCATCCTGTCCCTTCAAAGCTACACGCCGAACGCCTATACGGAAGAGGACACGCGCACCCTGCAAGCGCTGGCGGACCATTGCGGCGGGGCGCTGGAACGGATTCGCGCCGAGGCCGCGCTGAGCGAGAGCAACGAGCGCCTGCGGATGGCGCTGACCTCCGGCAAAATGGGGACCTGGACGCGCGAATTGGTCCAGGGACGTATCTTGTTGTCCCCGGAAGTCGAAGCTATTTTCGGGCTGCGGCCCGGCGAGTTCCCGGGAACCGAGCAAGCGCTTTACGAACTCATCCACCCGGAGGACCGGGAGGTGATCCGCCAGGCTTTCGCCCGGTCCATTGAGATCCAGACCGATTACGAAGCGGAGTTTCGTTTTCTGCCGCGCGGCGGGCCGCCCGGCTGGATGCTTGGCCGCGGGCGCGCTTGTCGCGACGCCACCGGCAAGCCCATTCGCATGGTGGGCGTAGTTATTGACGTGACGGCCCGCAAAGTGGCGGAACAGGAAATTCGCGGACTCAATGCCGAGCTGGAGCGGCGGGTGCGGGAACGCACCGCGGAACTGGAGGCGACCAACCAGGAGCTGGAAGCCTTCGCCTATTCTGTTTCCCATGACCTTCGAGCGCCGCTCCGGGCCATTCGCGGATTCAGCGAGGTGCTGCTCGATCGCCACCTCGGCCAGCTGGATGAGGAGGGGCGGGACTTTCTGCGCCGCGCCTGCCATGCCAGCCAGCGGATGGACCGGCTGATCGAAGACCTGCTGAAGCTGTCGCGCGTCGGCCGGAGCGAGTTGCGCTGGCAAAGAGTCAATCTTAGCGCGCTGGCCGAGACGGTTGCCGCCGAGTTGCGGCGCGCCGAGCCAGGGCGCGCGGCGCAGTTTATCATTCAGCCGAACCTGCAGGCTGAGGGTGACGAACGCCTGTTGAAGGTCCTGCTGGACAACCTGCTGGGCAACGCGTGGAAGTTCACCAGGCAACAGCCCGGCGCCCGCATCGAATTCGGCGTCAGCCTCCAGCCGGAGCCGGCGTACTTCGTGCGGGACAATGGCGTCGGCTTCGACATGGCCCACGCCAGCAAGCTTTTTGGGGTCTTTCAGCGGCTCCACCCGGCCGGCGAGTTTCCCGGCACGGGCATTGGCCTGGCCACTGTGCAGCGGATCATCAAACGTCATCGTGGCCGCGTGTGGGCCACCGGGGTTGCCAACCAGGGCGCGACATTCTACTTTGTGCTTC